A section of the Verrucomicrobiota bacterium genome encodes:
- the lspA gene encoding signal peptidase II yields the protein MKRFLPWGVILILAMLDQFTKILVLRFIPFQESIPVIHGFFSLTHVYNTGAAFGMLHDSNLFFIILATVAFATLVVMRKHFQGGLMQTGWILLLAGIIGNVTDRLRLGHVVDFLDFQFGTYHWPSFNVADSCICIAAALFLLSSFQAPSKLAA from the coding sequence ATGAAGCGTTTTTTACCATGGGGAGTGATTCTGATTCTGGCGATGCTGGATCAGTTCACGAAGATCTTGGTCCTCCGATTCATCCCCTTTCAGGAATCGATCCCGGTCATCCACGGCTTTTTCTCTCTCACCCATGTCTACAATACGGGTGCTGCATTCGGCATGCTTCATGACAGCAACTTGTTTTTTATCATTCTGGCGACGGTGGCCTTCGCTACCCTCGTCGTGATGAGAAAGCACTTTCAGGGAGGTTTGATGCAGACCGGCTGGATCCTACTGCTTGCGGGCATCATCGGGAATGTGACTGACCGACTGCGTCTGGGCCATGTCGTTGATTTTCTCGACTTCCAGTTCGGGACCTATCACTGGCCCTCCTTCAATGTCGCTGATTCCTGCATCTGCATCGCTGCGGCTCTCTTTCTCTTGAGTAGCTTTCAAGCCCCTTCTAAATTGGCGGCATGA
- a CDS encoding alanine--glyoxylate aminotransferase family protein, giving the protein MSSHIKLFSPGPVEVSEKTFQAFRKPMIGHRGNDFKKLYASVQPGLQQLFHTKRPVYISTSSAWGIMEGALRNLVKGKVLNCMTGAFSDKWNDVAKRCGYEAEKLQVEWGNPITPELLRERLSKGDIDVVTLIHNETSTGCMNPLKELTDVLKEFPEVLLIVDTVSSFSVLPVPMDELGIDVMLTGSQKALALPPGMALFSVSEKAMKRAAEIKGRGYYFDFLEFQKNHEGDMTPSTPVISHIFALQSKLEDIATEGLENRYARHSATNALVHDWVKARGWEFFAPEGYRSVSLTCVKNNKGADVAAWIGRLKAKHSCIIDGGYGKIKGETFRISNMGDETVETISQLLTWLDDTFEG; this is encoded by the coding sequence ATGAGCTCACATATCAAACTCTTCAGCCCAGGACCCGTTGAGGTCTCTGAGAAAACTTTCCAAGCCTTCCGCAAGCCGATGATCGGACATCGCGGCAATGACTTCAAAAAGCTCTACGCTTCTGTTCAGCCGGGTCTTCAGCAACTTTTCCACACGAAGCGCCCCGTTTATATCTCCACCTCCTCTGCCTGGGGAATCATGGAGGGCGCTCTTCGCAACCTTGTCAAAGGGAAGGTCCTTAACTGCATGACCGGAGCCTTCTCCGACAAGTGGAACGATGTTGCCAAGCGCTGCGGCTACGAGGCCGAGAAGCTTCAGGTCGAGTGGGGTAATCCGATCACTCCCGAACTCCTGCGCGAGCGTCTCTCCAAGGGGGACATCGATGTCGTGACCCTGATCCATAACGAGACTTCGACCGGATGCATGAATCCGCTCAAGGAGCTCACCGATGTGCTCAAGGAATTCCCCGAGGTCCTGCTGATCGTCGACACGGTCTCCTCATTCTCCGTGCTTCCCGTCCCCATGGATGAGCTCGGCATCGACGTGATGCTGACCGGCAGCCAGAAAGCTCTCGCCCTGCCTCCCGGTATGGCGCTCTTCTCGGTCTCCGAGAAGGCAATGAAGCGCGCCGCCGAGATCAAAGGACGCGGCTACTACTTCGATTTCCTCGAGTTCCAGAAGAACCACGAGGGGGACATGACCCCAAGCACCCCGGTCATTTCGCACATCTTTGCGCTCCAGTCGAAGCTTGAGGATATTGCCACCGAAGGTCTTGAGAACCGCTACGCCCGTCACTCCGCCACTAATGCACTTGTCCACGATTGGGTGAAGGCCCGCGGCTGGGAGTTCTTCGCACCCGAGGGGTATCGCTCCGTCTCGTTGACCTGCGTCAAGAACAACAAGGGCGCGGATGTCGCTGCCTGGATCGGCCGCCTCAAGGCTAAGCACTCCTGCATCATCGACGGAGGCTACGGAAAGATCAAAGGCGAGACCTTCCGTATCTCGAACATGGGTGACGAAACCGTGGAGACCATCTCCCAGCTTCTTACCTGGCTCGACGATACCTTCGAGGGCTGA
- a CDS encoding DUF5069 domain-containing protein encodes MSNTLPVSPYDTTHGLVYFPRMIDKIRLHASGQLGSDYVPNLGKGFDVRCCSLLGVGYDALVKAVGSSMNDEQAWEWVLQNGKAPSEEQIEVWNGFMTRRGWNDDLVEMLEKRKKEGGFESRADIRTMFDYIDADEGRAIRSN; translated from the coding sequence ATGAGCAACACACTTCCTGTCAGTCCCTACGACACCACTCACGGACTCGTCTATTTCCCCCGGATGATCGATAAGATACGCCTGCATGCCTCCGGTCAGCTGGGTTCCGATTATGTGCCGAACCTTGGCAAGGGATTCGATGTGCGCTGCTGCTCTCTTCTCGGAGTTGGCTATGACGCGTTAGTCAAGGCCGTGGGCTCTTCCATGAATGATGAGCAGGCTTGGGAGTGGGTCTTGCAGAATGGCAAGGCTCCAAGCGAAGAGCAGATTGAAGTCTGGAACGGCTTCATGACACGCCGCGGATGGAATGATGACCTGGTTGAGATGCTTGAAAAACGCAAGAAGGAGGGCGGTTTTGAGAGCCGCGCCGATATCCGGACGATGTTCGACTATATCGATGCCGACGAGGGGAGAGCGATCAGATCAAACTGA
- the ileS gene encoding isoleucine--tRNA ligase, with product MSRYKDTVLLPKTPFPMKAGLAQREPELLAKWEKEGLYASIQKAREGSPKYVLHDGPPFANGDVHMGTALNKVLKDLVVKSKTMAGFQAPFIPGWDCHGLPIEFRVVKSSAGLTPLQVRQKSEEYARKFIDIQRTQFRRLGVFGDWEHPYLTLDPSYEAAIIRSFGRMVEKGLVYRSKKPVLWSTGAQTALAEAEVEYQDKTSPAIFVKFVIETHEAASAGLPTDKPLSVVIWTTTPWTLPANLAIAVHAEFDYVLLENASERLIVAAGLSDKFKESTGLELSQHGEARKGATLEGIKARHPFLDRISTIHTAEFVTLETGSGCVHIAPGHGDDDYQLGRRVGLELLSPVDDYGKFTEECGVPSLVGQNVFEGNEEVIRILAEKNALMGRQDYQHSYPHCWRSKTPILFRAVEQFFIRIDALRETALKEIDATNWIPHWGRNRIRGTVESRPDWCISRQRSWGVPLPAFYTPEGEPILDPAVIAKVSEVVAERGSNAWFSLDDAEWCRLTGAPVGSVRRNDTLDVWLDSGVSHEAVLRGRPELQFPADLYLEATDQHRGWFQSSLMTSVALNEKAPYKTVLTHGFVVDVDTRQKISKSNQGQGGYQKPTEADHFVKTYGADIVRLWASSVQFTDDVPFSEEIFARLTDSYRRIRNTLRILLANLADYDVAAPVLEPTLIDRWILARLQETVNTCRKAYDELAFQKAYQAITQFCAVELSSIYVDVTKDRLYCDSVSSPRRRATQAVMAKVFEDLCRLLAPVLVFTAEEAWGHFRTEGSVHMELFPEEKAPDQEILTRFEALLALRADISQALEKAQRDGMIGKPLEATVAVTTEDSLVLSAVEEGENNGLAEIEEFLILSNLSISKGEKGIVIGKSTAEKCERCWRHRDEVGSHATHPTLCGRCVDAVEALGVSPSVSA from the coding sequence ATGTCCCGCTACAAAGATACCGTTCTTCTTCCAAAGACCCCCTTCCCGATGAAGGCGGGACTGGCCCAGCGCGAACCGGAGCTTCTGGCCAAGTGGGAGAAAGAGGGCCTCTACGCTTCCATTCAGAAGGCACGCGAGGGATCGCCGAAGTACGTGCTCCATGATGGCCCTCCGTTTGCGAACGGGGATGTCCATATGGGGACCGCCCTGAACAAGGTGCTCAAGGATCTTGTTGTCAAATCGAAGACGATGGCTGGATTTCAGGCCCCCTTTATTCCGGGATGGGATTGTCACGGTCTGCCGATCGAGTTCCGCGTGGTGAAGTCCTCAGCCGGCCTAACACCGCTACAGGTCCGTCAGAAATCCGAGGAGTATGCCCGCAAGTTCATCGACATCCAGCGGACCCAGTTCCGCAGGCTCGGAGTCTTCGGGGACTGGGAGCATCCTTACCTGACACTCGATCCTTCGTACGAGGCGGCGATCATCCGTTCCTTCGGCCGCATGGTCGAGAAGGGGCTGGTCTACCGGAGCAAGAAGCCGGTCCTCTGGAGCACCGGTGCCCAGACAGCCCTGGCAGAGGCCGAGGTCGAATATCAGGATAAGACCTCCCCGGCGATTTTCGTGAAGTTTGTTATCGAGACTCATGAGGCTGCATCGGCCGGTCTTCCGACAGACAAGCCTCTCTCAGTCGTCATCTGGACGACCACTCCCTGGACACTGCCTGCGAATCTCGCGATCGCTGTCCATGCCGAATTCGACTATGTGCTGCTCGAGAATGCCTCGGAGCGCCTGATCGTGGCAGCGGGGCTTTCGGACAAGTTCAAGGAGTCAACCGGATTGGAGCTTTCCCAGCATGGTGAGGCCCGCAAGGGAGCCACGCTCGAGGGGATTAAAGCACGTCATCCCTTCTTGGACAGGATTTCGACAATTCACACCGCAGAGTTCGTGACGCTCGAGACCGGCAGCGGTTGCGTTCATATCGCTCCCGGTCACGGTGATGATGATTACCAGCTTGGACGGAGAGTCGGCCTCGAACTCCTTTCTCCCGTGGATGACTACGGTAAGTTCACCGAGGAGTGTGGCGTTCCATCGCTGGTCGGGCAGAATGTCTTTGAGGGCAACGAGGAGGTGATCCGGATTCTCGCTGAGAAGAATGCCCTGATGGGTCGTCAGGACTACCAACATAGCTATCCCCATTGCTGGCGCTCCAAGACCCCGATTCTTTTCCGTGCTGTGGAGCAGTTCTTTATTCGTATCGACGCGCTGCGCGAGACCGCTCTCAAGGAAATCGACGCCACGAATTGGATCCCGCATTGGGGACGCAATCGCATCCGCGGAACGGTCGAATCACGTCCTGACTGGTGTATTTCCCGCCAGCGTAGTTGGGGAGTTCCTCTTCCTGCTTTCTATACGCCCGAAGGGGAGCCGATCCTGGATCCTGCTGTCATCGCGAAGGTCTCCGAGGTGGTGGCTGAGAGGGGATCGAACGCCTGGTTCTCCCTGGATGATGCCGAGTGGTGCCGCCTGACCGGGGCTCCTGTCGGATCAGTTCGTCGCAATGATACCCTCGATGTCTGGCTCGACAGTGGAGTGAGCCATGAGGCTGTTCTGCGTGGACGTCCGGAACTTCAGTTTCCTGCCGATCTCTATCTCGAGGCGACGGACCAGCATCGCGGGTGGTTCCAGTCCTCGCTCATGACCTCGGTGGCATTGAATGAGAAGGCTCCCTACAAGACCGTCCTGACCCATGGTTTCGTGGTCGATGTCGATACACGCCAGAAGATCTCGAAGTCTAATCAGGGACAGGGAGGTTATCAGAAGCCGACCGAGGCCGATCACTTTGTGAAGACCTATGGTGCCGATATCGTCCGACTCTGGGCTAGCAGTGTCCAGTTTACCGACGATGTTCCCTTCTCCGAGGAGATCTTCGCGCGTCTCACCGATTCCTATCGGAGGATCCGAAATACACTCCGCATCCTGCTTGCCAACCTGGCCGACTACGATGTTGCGGCACCTGTCTTGGAACCGACGTTAATCGACCGATGGATCCTGGCTCGACTGCAGGAGACAGTGAACACCTGCCGCAAAGCCTACGATGAGCTGGCCTTCCAGAAGGCATATCAGGCGATCACCCAGTTCTGCGCTGTGGAACTGAGCAGTATCTACGTCGATGTGACCAAAGACCGTCTCTACTGCGATAGCGTTTCCTCGCCCCGTCGCCGGGCCACCCAGGCTGTAATGGCCAAGGTTTTTGAGGATTTGTGCCGCCTGCTTGCCCCGGTTCTTGTCTTCACTGCCGAGGAGGCATGGGGTCACTTCCGGACCGAAGGTTCCGTGCATATGGAGCTCTTTCCTGAGGAGAAGGCTCCCGATCAGGAAATCCTGACGCGCTTCGAGGCACTCCTTGCACTACGCGCTGATATCTCCCAGGCATTGGAAAAGGCTCAGCGCGACGGGATGATTGGTAAGCCTCTTGAGGCCACGGTCGCTGTCACTACGGAGGATTCTTTGGTGCTGAGCGCCGTTGAAGAAGGTGAGAACAACGGTCTTGCCGAGATCGAGGAGTTTTTGATCCTGAGCAATCTCTCCATCTCCAAGGGAGAGAAAGGAATTGTGATCGGCAAGAGCACCGCCGAGAAATGTGAGCGTTGCTGGCGTCATCGTGATGAAGTGGGTTCCCATGCAACTCATCCGACGCTCTGCGGGCGCTGCGTAGATGCGGTGGAAGCCTTGGGTGTCTCACCGTCTGTTTCCGCATGA
- a CDS encoding tetratricopeptide repeat protein, with the protein MVATCLAAVIIACPFLSAQESTSTPPVDLAKTAALEHLPQVSAALLRTQIQQEQDPAKKTELTQRLAALLVSGGRFEEALAVIATLDSLNDPTLCYWKGLALLGSGDPSSAKEIFLTLREKNAHIPGVESDTLALCLARALRGNNDPTGALVVLEKIPGDSPVAEDVLLERCTDLLALGKTEEALKAIPSSGFRSDEGKASASYLKALAAWRTGKIVDARKLFAAIPPVSPWIISAATLGEALCLSTSTNSISTLKGIELLEKRLDAVDQAPLVEEQFRLLDQLYAKAATPDIAMLKKWSGDVSKPARAKLASYYQAKGELRLGHSELAESVLDGLIKSYPADPLTDRATILLVSSKLQHGVGTEAFSLAADRDSATPEIRAQLAYLRGLAASSAGKPEEAKSAFTQASTLDPSLAQDALFNQAVLIAKTGRGSLDLSQVAQEMAQSNAGAASEEMQLQIALDLARRGEASGLPMILLVADKATDPTIKSRARLAASELNMKSGKGEAAISDLAKAVHENSSEPEREDYLNVFLKDTGRKVDGAAVIGAARAFLEKHPDSRFVPEVRLKLAEALLSSGDVQGARVEFEQLAASGAGTDLGRHALFLAAQSAARSMDPASIDDSLMLLERVAETGGSDRMVWQARLQEGALKNAQNLPLEALAIYDKILSSRSSGGTNASAGPDAELIAAALMAKGDTLHQLGAKDPLKEREALKSWQELASDPSISLRWRNQALCKSALILESLGECDAALATCYQVFKNPRSNEPEQLWHDKAAFEGGRLLESRKQWNDAVALYGQIVAEGGPRAEEAKARISKLRLENFLWEN; encoded by the coding sequence TTGGTTGCGACGTGTCTTGCAGCGGTAATTATTGCTTGCCCGTTTCTTTCGGCGCAGGAGAGTACTTCAACACCACCTGTCGACCTGGCCAAAACAGCCGCTCTCGAACACCTTCCCCAAGTCTCTGCGGCCCTCCTCCGCACCCAGATCCAGCAGGAGCAGGATCCGGCTAAGAAAACCGAACTGACACAGCGCTTGGCGGCTCTACTTGTTTCGGGAGGTCGCTTCGAGGAGGCATTGGCCGTCATCGCCACGCTTGATTCCTTGAATGATCCGACCCTTTGTTATTGGAAGGGACTGGCTCTACTTGGGAGCGGCGATCCTTCCTCGGCCAAGGAGATCTTTTTAACCCTGAGGGAGAAGAATGCGCACATCCCGGGTGTTGAGTCGGACACACTCGCTCTCTGCCTAGCAAGAGCACTCCGAGGGAACAATGATCCGACCGGAGCACTGGTTGTTCTGGAGAAAATTCCCGGCGACTCCCCGGTAGCTGAGGATGTTCTTCTGGAGAGATGTACTGATTTGTTAGCTCTCGGCAAGACCGAGGAGGCCCTAAAAGCGATCCCCTCCTCCGGTTTCCGAAGCGACGAGGGGAAAGCCTCGGCTTCCTATCTGAAGGCCCTTGCAGCATGGCGTACCGGTAAGATTGTCGATGCCAGAAAACTCTTTGCAGCGATCCCACCCGTGTCACCCTGGATTATTTCAGCGGCGACGCTGGGTGAGGCTCTTTGTCTGTCCACTTCCACGAACTCGATCAGTACGCTCAAGGGAATCGAGTTGCTGGAGAAACGACTTGATGCCGTCGATCAGGCGCCCCTTGTTGAAGAGCAGTTCCGCTTGCTGGACCAGCTCTACGCAAAGGCCGCCACTCCGGATATTGCTATGTTGAAGAAATGGTCCGGGGATGTATCCAAACCCGCACGGGCAAAGCTGGCCTCCTATTATCAGGCGAAGGGAGAGTTAAGACTGGGGCATTCCGAGTTAGCTGAATCCGTGCTTGATGGCCTGATCAAGTCCTATCCGGCCGATCCCCTGACCGACCGGGCAACAATCCTGCTTGTCTCCTCAAAGCTGCAGCATGGTGTGGGCACAGAAGCTTTCAGTCTGGCTGCCGACAGAGACTCTGCAACGCCCGAGATCCGTGCCCAGTTGGCATACCTCAGGGGGCTTGCTGCGTCGTCAGCCGGAAAGCCGGAGGAGGCAAAGTCAGCCTTCACTCAGGCATCGACGCTGGATCCTTCTCTTGCCCAGGATGCACTCTTCAACCAGGCAGTCCTGATTGCAAAGACGGGAAGGGGATCTCTCGATCTTTCCCAGGTCGCACAGGAAATGGCGCAGAGCAACGCCGGAGCTGCCTCCGAGGAGATGCAGCTACAGATTGCCCTGGATCTTGCACGCAGGGGTGAGGCTTCCGGTTTGCCGATGATCCTCCTTGTCGCCGACAAGGCAACTGACCCCACGATCAAGTCGCGCGCCCGACTGGCCGCCTCCGAGCTGAACATGAAATCTGGAAAGGGGGAGGCTGCGATCAGTGACCTCGCGAAGGCTGTCCACGAGAACTCATCCGAACCGGAGAGGGAGGACTACCTGAATGTCTTTTTGAAGGATACCGGAAGGAAGGTGGATGGGGCCGCCGTGATCGGCGCTGCCCGTGCTTTCCTAGAGAAGCATCCTGACTCCCGTTTCGTCCCCGAGGTCCGACTGAAGCTCGCGGAGGCGCTTCTTTCCTCCGGGGATGTCCAGGGAGCAAGGGTGGAGTTCGAGCAGCTTGCTGCTTCCGGCGCGGGAACTGATCTCGGGCGCCATGCCCTTTTCCTGGCCGCCCAGTCTGCGGCCCGTTCGATGGATCCAGCATCGATCGATGATTCCCTGATGCTGCTGGAGCGTGTTGCGGAGACGGGAGGCAGTGATCGCATGGTCTGGCAGGCCCGCCTTCAGGAAGGAGCACTAAAGAATGCCCAGAATCTTCCTCTGGAGGCACTTGCTATCTACGACAAGATCCTCTCTTCACGGTCTTCTGGTGGAACCAACGCATCCGCCGGACCGGATGCCGAACTGATCGCCGCCGCCCTCATGGCCAAGGGGGATACCCTTCATCAACTCGGGGCCAAGGATCCCCTCAAGGAACGCGAGGCCCTTAAGAGCTGGCAGGAGCTGGCATCCGATCCCTCGATTTCACTCCGCTGGCGGAATCAGGCTCTCTGCAAGAGTGCTCTTATCCTGGAGAGTCTCGGTGAATGTGACGCGGCCCTCGCCACCTGCTATCAGGTGTTTAAAAATCCACGCTCCAATGAGCCGGAGCAGCTCTGGCATGACAAGGCAGCCTTTGAGGGGGGCCGCTTGCTTGAGAGTCGCAAGCAGTGGAACGATGCGGTAGCGCTCTATGGGCAGATTGTCGCCGAGGGCGGTCCCAGGGCCGAGGAGGCGAAAGCCAGGATCTCCAAGCTGCGTTTGGAAAACTTTCTCTGGGAAAACTGA